The genome window CTGCTGTTTCTTATTCTTCCTAGCCGCTTCTCGCACAGCTAGCAGTCGTGACATCGTATTCTCCCAGCTCTGCATCCAGATATTGGCGTACTGTTGGCTGTTCCCCTTGGTCGGGAGCCTTCCCTCCATCAACTCCGCCACATTGTTACTTGTCTTGTTCATTGATTTCCTCAGTACTATGCTCCCGTCCGACTTCCTGAAACACGACATCGCTTCACTTTACAGTTTTGGCGATGTCGCCCCACTGACTCAGGGTGGAAATTTGTTCTGGATCTCCCAGGTTCCGTATGATGAACTTCCTCACATGCACAGGGTCCCCGACCCCGGGAAGCATGTCCGCGTTTTACCATAGCAACACGGCCATTGTAGGTTTCTGCTTCGCTTAACAGCATCACCGCCTCCTATACCTAATTACGTGGCTCAATATCTGGCCTGTGAGTGCCTTCGCTAACACTTCACGACAGAAGTTACCCGCTGCCACGCATAGCTAAAGGTCTGGGCGAGTGGCTATTTCTTACCCAGGAGGGACTTCCACTCTCAGTTCTATCACCAGCTTGCCTGGCGTACTAAGCGTCAGATGAAGCCCACATAGATTCACTTCATCCACTCAAGGCAAAATATTTTCGAAGGTATCAAAATCCATTAAAGTAGATGAATAAATTACTTATCAATAACCCACTTCATTTCTTAATGCCTTGATACCTAAAGTATTGAGTGTTATCGCTTCTTCATCGTGCTGGGAATTCATCAGCATCGTGAGAATATCATCAAAATGTTAGGAGTTTTAATGGCACTGTTGCAAATAAAGAAATGAAGTTGAGTTTTTCGGTTCAAAGCGAATTATAGAGCAAAAGCTCTATTCATTAGATGCACTTCACCTAAAGCATGCCTGAAATAAAATTGCTCAGTCTAAGCATTACATACACGTTACACACCAGAACCGCAATTTGAGTTATCAATCATTCTTCTATTTTAAATCATTTACATCACCCCAAGTTATCAATATTATCCAGTAAACATTCTGTTTTTACAGATTGTTCACTGAATTAAATATCTAACTAAATTTAGTTGCTAACTCCTACATAATAAAGCCATTGAGTAGTAGTAACCCCTTTAAATCCAGTAATTGAAGTTCCCTGCCAGGTATTTACCCCAACAATAACACTATTTTTAGGAAGTGAAATAGTATCTAACTTTTGAGGAGAACCTCCTTCGGAACATTTATTTTCACCCGTTATTTGTGATGAGCCATCAGAACCATAAAACACAATTCTTGAGATTAAACCTCCAAATTTCCCATCCTTACATACCACGTATCAATTCTAGAAATATTATTTAAGTTTGTAATCTCTTGCTTATAACCGCCTTCAGTTAAATTTGAACCAATACCATCAACAATATTAGCAGATTGAGTATATAGCTTATAATCAGGTGGTGAAATCAAATCATTTACCTTATTGCCAGATTGAGACCCTATAATTTCACTATTATTAGGAGCTAACACAGTCAGATTTGTACTCAAATTATTACCTGTTATCCCATTTAAATTTATATTAGAGCCTGTAATTATCGTTTTACCAGTATTTTTTGCAATAAAAGAATCCCCGCTTAAAACACCTACATTATTATTGCTAGAAGACCAAATCACGTTATCAATAGTTAACTCTATTGTAGAATTATCGGTCGGAGTAGCATTGACTATAAAATTAACTATCTGCCCAGGAATAACTTCTCGATTTATAACGTTTTCATTGATATAAAAATTATATGAATATAATGTTATACCAGTATTCAATGCTCCAAAGTATTCATCTCCAATTTTGACCTTAATAACATAATTACCCGCGTCAATTCCAGATACGTCAGCTGTATATTGACCATGCGTAGCTGTCGCTGACATATTCTTTATGAAAACGCCATTAGTGACAACAGTGTTTTCTTTTAATACAACAAATTGAAGATCATCTTTCAACCCATCTACTGGATTATTTTGCCCATCCTTAGCTATTAAGGTAACTGTTGCCACTCCTTCATTTTGACCATTATTTGCAATAATCCGTGATTTGTTAATTGAAAGAGAAGAGGTACTTTGTGCCACATCGCCGACGGTAATCGTATACCCAGCTGACTCAACAGGGTTTGCCCAATCCGTCAACTTAACGCTGGCTTTTAAGCCCGTGCCCACGGTGTTCGCCACATACGTTCCGGTGTACGTGCCATCCCCATTGTCCACCCAATTGCTATTGGCTTTCTGAGTCGCATTCGGCACCGTCACCGTATCGGTTAATGCTGACGCCTGGCCACTGACCGCGTTACCTTCAGCGTCTTTCAATGTCACCGTCACCGTGATATCGGTTCCCGCCACATACGTCGTGTTATCAACCACGACTGTTGAGGTACTTTGTGCTGCTTTGCCCACCGTAATCGCATACCCGGCTGACTCAACAGCACTTGTCCAATCGGTCAACTTCACACTGGCTTTTAAGCCCGTGCCCACGGTGTTCGCCACATACGTTCCGGTGTACGTGCCATCCCCATTGTCCACCCAATTGCTATTGGCTTTCTGAGTCGCATTCGGCACCGTCACCGTATCGGTTAAGGCTGACGCTTGGCCGCCGACTAAATTACCCTCAGCGTCTTTCAGCGTCACTGTCACCGTGATATCGGTTCCCGCCACATACGTCGTGTTATCGACCACGACCGCTGAGGTACTTTGTGCTGCTTCACCCACAGTAATAGCATACATCCCCGACATCACACTGCTCGCCCAGCCACTCAATTTTGTACTGGCTTTTAAGCCCGTGCCCACCGTGTTCGCCACATAGGTCGCGGTATACGTGCCATCCCCATTATCCACCCAACGGCTGCTCGCTTTCTGAGTCGCATTCGGCACCGTCACCGTGCTGCTGGTTAATGCTGACGCTTGGCCGCTGACCGCGTTACCTTCGGCGTCTTTTAACGCCACGGTAACAATAATGTCACTGCCGGCCACATACGTGGTGTTATCCACCGTAATGGTTGAAGTCGCTTCAACTACATTGCCGACCGTAATGGCATACGCCCCTGAAGTCACACCGCCTGTCCAATCCGTCAGTTTCACTTCGGCTTTCAAACCGGTACCGGTGGTATTGGCGACATAGGTTCCCGTGTACGTGCCATCGCCATTATCCACCCAGTTGCTATTGGCTTTCTGGGTCGCATTCGGTACGGTCACAGTACTGCTGGTTAAGGCTGACGCCTGGCCACTGACCGCGTTACCTTCGGCGTCTTTCAACGTCACCGTAACAATAATGTCACTGCCGGCCACATACGTGGTGTTATCCACCGTAATGGTTGAAGTCGCTTCAACTACATTGCCGACCGTAATGGCATACGCCGCCGACGTCACACCGCCTGTCCAATCCGTCAGTTTCACCTCGGCTTTCAATCCGGTACCGGTGGTATTGGCGACATAAGTGCCAGTATACGTGCCATCGCCATTGTCCACCCAACGACCGCTCGCTTTTTGGGTCGCATTCGGCACGGTCACCGTGCTACTGGTTAAGGCTGACGCTTGGCCGCTGACTAAATTACCCTCAGCGTCTTTCAACGTCACCGTCACCGTGATATCGGTTCCCGCGACATACGTGGTGTTATCAACCGCGACTGTTGAGGTACTTTGTGCCGCTTTACCCACCGTAATCGCATACCCGGCTGACTCAACAGAGTTTGTCCAATCGGTCAACTTGACGCTGGCTTTCAAACCGGTACCAGTGGTATTGGCGACATAGGTCCCCGTGTACGTGCCGTTACCATTATCCACCCAGCGACTGCTCGCTTTCTGGGTCGCATTCGGGACTGTCACTGTAGTCGGACTTAACGCCGACGCTTGACCATTAACAACGTTACCTTGAGCATCTTTTAACGTCACCGTCACCGTGATATCGGTTCCCGCCACGTATGTGGTGTTATCGACCATCACCGATGAGTTAGCTTGGTCTGCGTTACCTGCGGTGATCGCATACGCCCCAGACGTCACGTTCTCCGTCCAATCCGTCAGTTTCACCTCGGCGTGTAAGTTTGCCCCTACGGTGTTCGCCACATAGGTTTTTGTGTACGTACCGTCCCCATTATCCACCCAATTGCTGCTCGCTTTTGGCGTCGCATTCGGTACCGTCACCGTCCCTGTCAACGCGGATGCTTGACCACTGACCGCGTTACCTTGTGCATCTTTTAACGTCACCGTCACCGTAATATCACCGCCCGCTGTATAGGTGGTGTTATCTACCGTCACCGATGAATTCGCTTGGTCTGCACTCCCTGATGTAATGGCATACGCGGCTGAGGAGATCGCACTGCCCCATGCACTCAGTTGCGCGCTGGCCTTCAGCCCCGTACCCACGGTATTCGCTATATAGATACCCGTGTACGTGCCATTCCCATTATCCACCCAGCTGCTATTGGCTTTCTGGGTCGCATTCGGGACTGTCACTGTAGTCGGACTTAACGCCGACGCTTGACCATTAACAACGTTACCTTGAGCATCTTTTAATGTCACCGTTACCGTGATATCCGTTCCGGCGACATATGTCGTTTTATCCACGGTGATGGCAGAACGCGTTTGGTCCGCATTACCCGCCGTGATCGCATACGCCCCCGACGTCACGTTCCCCGTCCAACCGGACAGTTTTACCTCCGCTTGCAAGTTTGACCCTGCCGTGTTCGCCACATAGGTTTTTGTGTACGTGCCGTCCCCATTATCTACCCAATTGCCACTTGCTTTTGGCGTCGCATTCGGCACCGTCACCGTGTCCTGGGTTAACGCCGACGCTTGACCGCTGACCGCGTTACCTTCGGCATCTTTTAACGTCACCGTCACCGTAATATCACTGCCTGCCGTATACGTATTGTTATCTACCGTCACCGATGAGTTCACTTGCACCGCATTACCTGCGGTAATCGTATACACAGAAGAAGAAACTGTGCTACTCCATCCACTCAGTTGCACTTGCGCTTTTAAATTAGTGCCTGTCGTATTGGCCACATACGTTCCTGTATATGTACCATTACCGTTATCCACCCAGCTGCTGTTCGCTTTTGGTGTCGCATTCGGCACTGTCACTGTAGTCGGACTTAACGCAGACGCTTGACCATTAACAGCGTTACCTTGTTTATCCTTTAATCCAACCGTCACCACAATATCGCTGCCAGCCGTATAGCTCGACTTATCAACCGTAATTGATGACGTTAATGGCACGGCATCACCCGCAGTGATTGCGTACGGTGAGGATGTTTTCGCGCTAGACCAGCCGGTTAACTGAAGTGTCGCATTTAGCTTGCTCCCCGCTTTTTCGGCCACATACGTAGTCGTGTAAGTCCCATCCCCATTATCAATCCAATTTGCCCCTGTTTTAAGACTTGAATTTGGAACCTTAACCGTGGTGCTGGTTAACAACTCAGCTTGACCATTGACGAGGTTACCTTGTGCATCCTTCAGCATCACAGTGACATTAATTTCATCACCCGATGCGTAAGTCGCTTTATCAACCGCAATGGTTGAATTTAACGCGACCGCACTTCCGGAAGTAATGGCATAAGGTGATGACACCGTATCGCCACTCCAATCACTGAGCTGTAATGTTGCCAGTAAGCCAGTCCCTGCCGTGTTCGCAAGATATGCTCGAGAATAAGACCCGTTGTTATTATCTATCCAACGGGTACCGGACTTAACTTCTGCGTTCGCTACTGAGACTGCCGAGGAGGTTAATAACGGAGATTGACCAACGACAATATTCCCGTTCACGTCTTTTAACGTGACGGTAACAAGAATTTCACCGCCTGCAACGTAACTGGCTTTATCAACCGAAATACTCGATGTGGCTTGTACCGGTGAAGTCGCAACTAAGGTAACACTGTCTGAATTGACAGCCAGAGTCTTGCCGTTGACTAACACCGAAATCGGCGCATCCCCAATTTGGGTGCCTGAAATCGTCGATAAATAGTCACCTTGACCATTGTCTTGTGTTGCGCTGATAGTCGTATTCGCCAGTGTCGTACTGAATGCTACCGTTTGGCCTGAAATTGTATTTCCAAATTTATCTTTCAATATTAAGGTAATATTTGCCGTTTCAGCCCCATCCGCTTTAATCGTTTTTGGTGAAACGGTCAGTTTGGATTGGCTCACACTTGGGTTAGCGCTATCCGCCTTAAAGGTCAGCACCGCCATCTCTTGGCTGTTGTTGATGCTCACCGAATAATTTTCCGTCCCTGCTTTGGTGTTCGTATAGTTAATCACCAACTGACCTTGGCTGTTTGTCAGTCCATTCGCCGGCTGTGTACTGTATTTCGCGGCACCTGGAACTGTAATTGTCACCGGGGCATTCGCTAAGACATTCCCATTTCCATCCACGACCGTTACTGTCACGGTATTACGGTCTTGCCCATTCGCTACCGCATTGTCTTTATCAACCACAACGCTGGCGATTTTCGCCGTGCTAATATCCGCAATAAATTGGGCCGTAACCGTTTTTTGCGTCCCTGTACTATTCCCTTTAACTGTTAATACTGAGCTACCTGCCGCCATATTCGTAAATGAGGTCGTCACTTGACCTTGCGTATTCGTCACTTGTGACGGTGTCACGACGACCGCACCATTACTCGCAGAGCTTTCTAAATCAAAGCCTTCCACCACATTACCAAATTGGTCTTTAACCGTCGCCACCGCCACATTGGTGGCCTTTCCGTTCGCCACCGCTTTATCATCGGTTAAGACTAACTCGGTGATTTGGGCTGTACTCGCATCCGCAGCAAAACGCAACGTCGCATTCCGGAAGTTCCCATTTTTCATGGTCGCTTTCAGTACCCCATCACCCGCAATTTTACTTTTTATCGTGATGAGTGCCTGACCTTGGCTATCCGTTCTCACCGTCACCGATTGACCTGACTCACCATTACCGCCCGTCAGCGTCACCTTTTCATTGTCGGTAAATCCACTCACGGTAAAAGTGACATCCTTGTCAACCAATGCTTCCCCTTTTTCATTCTGGATAAGCGCCGTCGCCGTATACGTATCACTGTTATTCGCCAGTAATACCGTATTTGGTGACAACGTCAGCGAAGCGACGGTCTCTTGGGAAGGTTTCACATTCACCCACATGACCGCCGTGTTCGACGTATTCCCTTCATTGTCGGTTCCCACCGCAGAAACGCGGTAACTTTGAGGTTCATTCGCTCGCGTTTGGAATACGTAAGCCGGCAAGGTTAAGTTTATCGTGGTCGGTGATGTGACCTGAATTTGCCCACCTTGCGCTATCAGCTCTGGTGCAGACCACGCAATACTTTTTAACCCGTATTTCGATTTATTGACCGTGGCCGTCACTGGCAATAATGCGGCTGCTTCCGCCGTCATACTGTCCGGTAACGAAATGGTTAATAGCTCTTGCTTACGGTACTGCATAACAATGTTGTAGTTACGGTCAACAAAGTCGTACCGGTTACCGGCCAGGTTACGCATTAAATCCACATACTCTGGGTCTAATTGTTGGTTTAATGGCACGCCAAATCGATAAGTCAATTCCAGCCCTAAGCGGCTATCATTCGAGTCGCCTCGAGAGGTTTCGCCTTTCAACGTCATTAGCGGGAACGGGGTATAACTCACCCCCAATGTGGAACGCGATGGGTCATCTTTTAAGTCACTCGCAGAAACGCCACTGTCACTTAGACTTATCCCTTTGCCAAAATACTGTTCATATTTGGCATACGCCCCCAATTGCGGGTAGCTCGGTAAATACCCCTCAGCACGCAAATCAAATCCATTCGCTGGACGTTCATCGTAATCACGCATCGCGTGCAAGTCCGATTGATGCCAATCGGTTAAACGAAAATAGCCGTTCCCGGCAAATTTTAAATAATCAAACCACAGCTCAGAACCCACCCCCACGCGAGAGTTGCCCCCGGTGATGTCATAGTCGTAGAAACTGTTCACACCCCACATCCAATCCGCTTGGTATTGACGATACCCAAGTCCCAAATTGGTCGTGTTACGGTCTTCGTTTGCCCGAATACCCACCTGACTAAACACCAAACTATTCGCTTTATCAATCAAAGGCAGCAGTAAATCCGCATCCCCGGTTTTATCCGTCCCCAATTGAACACGGGCTTTGCCGTATTGATTCAGCCAGTCAGTAATTTGCTGGTTAATCAAGTTTTCCCCTAAACTTCGAGCGTATCCAATGGACGCATCCACCGCATCCCCATTCGATAATAATTGACCGGCTTGCGATGCCCCTTGTGCCACTTGAGTTTCCGGTGAAGCTTTATTTTCATCTTCTGTTTCTGCTAACCCTAAGGTGGGCAAGGCGCTTAAAATATCGTCCTGGCGAACCGTATTGTCATGCAAAGGCGGCGCAGAAAAATCATTAGGGTCACGAACGGTAAAATTCGGTACACCGAGTGCGCCTAAAGCTGTTTTAGATGATTTTTTATCTGAAGAATTCGGCGAGGTCGTCGATTCAGGTGTCGCCCCCTCATTACCCTCCATCAACGCTTGTATGCCACTCATGGTACTCATCATGTCCAGACTTTCTTGCTCTGCCGCCTGAACGACCGCCGAAAAAGCCACCGAAATGGGTAAGAACAGCTGAATAACCAGCAAAATATAAGCTGTTAATCGCCGGGTTTTTGAATAATACGGTAACGACGATACCTGAGATGACATACCTAACTCCTAGTGATAGCACAACGTTCACTTGCCAGGGAGCCCCACCAAGTGAACAAAAAAGAAACAAAGAAAAAGTCTATCGTTTAAATAATTAAATATCGGATAACGCCTTGAGTCGGTCTTTCACGCCAATAAAACCCGCGTATTGGACTTTGGCACACAAGGTGTCCAGTTTTTTGTTCAGTGTCATGGAGAGCAGCTCTTTTGAGTCTTTATCCATAATTTCTTTATTAATATTTAAGAACGTATAGTTTTGGTTAATTTTGCTGTAATCGGCTGAATAATTATCAAATTGCCCTTGATTAAGTCCTTTAAGAAAATTAAAACTGTCCACACAGGCATTGCGGGTTGACGCAATGACAATCCCCTGAGAGCGTAACTGTTTATTTTGACCATAAGCCGTGGCCGCTAAATTAGTTTCATTATTGGTCGATACCGTCGCCGTTTTCGGGGCATTCGGCTTTGAAATCGTTGAAGTCACTTTTTTTTGAGGCACCGAGCTGCATGCGGCTAAAGCCAATGATGCAAAAGCGACGAAAGCCAGACGTTTTTTCATGTTAAGACATCCCATATTATGGTTATAAAAATACCTACCGATATATAAAATATCGATAAAGAGATAATGCAGAAGTTAGCAATAAGTTAATGCAAATGAATATTCATTATTTATTTAAAATAATCTTCTGAATATGCTTTAATTCCTTCCGGTAATTTTTCAGTTTGCTCGATAATATCTGAAAAAAACGCTTTCATTTCCATTTCATTCATATTAAGCGCGGAAAGCATTCGTAATAAAACATCGAGTTGAAATCCGGTTTGTCCGCGTTCATACCGTGAAATTTGTTGCTGACTTAAATAAACTTGCTTGGCCAACTCCGTTCCTGTTAATCCATTTTGGATACGCGCTTTACGAATTAACAGTCCCACATAGTGTGAAAGCGGAATATTTTTTTGGTTTTGAGTATCGATAACATTCATAATAAAACCTTCTCCAACTATATTCTAAAAGGTCGTTAATCCATTTAAATCAAAATGTGGCGGTGATTAACAGACTCAAATCAAATCAAATTTCACTTTGGTGCATTAAAGACGCTTTTTTTGCGTGTTTCCAATCGTTTATTCCATTTAGACAACACAACAATAATAGACTTTAACTATCAATTAAAATGATATTGATCGTCATTGACGATCGATATATTCTTACAAAGTTCTCGAATGCACTTATTTCACGCTTTATTCGTTTAAATTACCTTTTTAATAAAAACATAAACAAAGATAGCTAGTGAATACACCTTTTGTGAATTTAAAAATCAAAAAACATTGAGTTACATTTTGATACAAAATAAAACAAGTAGAAATTAGCAGAGCGAGGGGAATAATACGAACAGAGACTCATCTCAATAATCAATTATTGATAGACGTAACGTAATTCTCATAAAATTAAAGAAAGGATATTTACATTGAAAAAAATGACGCTA of Providencia rettgeri contains these proteins:
- the eae_2 gene encoding Gamma-intimin — encoded protein: MSSQVSSLPYYSKTRRLTAYILLVIQLFLPISVAFSAVVQAAEQESLDMMSTMSGIQALMEGNEGATPESTTSPNSSDKKSSKTALGALGVPNFTVRDPNDFSAPPLHDNTVRQDDILSALPTLGLAETEDENKASPETQVAQGASQAGQLLSNGDAVDASIGYARSLGENLINQQITDWLNQYGKARVQLGTDKTGDADLLLPLIDKANSLVFSQVGIRANEDRNTTNLGLGYRQYQADWMWGVNSFYDYDITGGNSRVGVGSELWFDYLKFAGNGYFRLTDWHQSDLHAMRDYDERPANGFDLRAEGYLPSYPQLGAYAKYEQYFGKGISLSDSGVSASDLKDDPSRSTLGVSYTPFPLMTLKGETSRGDSNDSRLGLELTYRFGVPLNQQLDPEYVDLMRNLAGNRYDFVDRNYNIVMQYRKQELLTISLPDSMTAEAAALLPVTATVNKSKYGLKSIAWSAPELIAQGGQIQVTSPTTINLTLPAYVFQTRANEPQSYRVSAVGTDNEGNTSNTAVMWVNVKPSQETVASLTLSPNTVLLANNSDTYTATALIQNEKGEALVDKDVTFTVSGFTDNEKVTLTGGNGESGQSVTVRTDSQGQALITIKSKIAGDGVLKATMKNGNFRNATLRFAADASTAQITELVLTDDKAVANGKATNVAVATVKDQFGNVVEGFDLESSASNGAVVVTPSQVTNTQGQVTTSFTNMAAGSSVLTVKGNSTGTQKTVTAQFIADISTAKIASVVVDKDNAVANGQDRNTVTVTVVDGNGNVLANAPVTITVPGAAKYSTQPANGLTNSQGQLVINYTNTKAGTENYSVSINNSQEMAVLTFKADSANPSVSQSKLTVSPKTIKADGAETANITLILKDKFGNTISGQTVAFSTTLANTTISATQDNGQGDYLSTISGTQIGDAPISVLVNGKTLAVNSDSVTLVATSPVQATSSISVDKASYVAGGEILVTVTLKDVNGNIVVGQSPLLTSSAVSVANAEVKSGTRWIDNNNGSYSRAYLANTAGTGLLATLQLSDWSGDTVSSPYAITSGSAVALNSTIAVDKATYASGDEINVTVMLKDAQGNLVNGQAELLTSTTVKVPNSSLKTGANWIDNGDGTYTTTYVAEKAGSKLNATLQLTGWSSAKTSSPYAITAGDAVPLTSSITVDKSSYTAGSDIVVTVGLKDKQGNAVNGQASALSPTTVTVPNATPKANSSWVDNGNGTYTGTYVANTTGTNLKAQVQLSGWSSTVSSSVYTITAGNAVQVNSSVTVDNNTYTAGSDITVTVTLKDAEGNAVSGQASALTQDTVTVPNATPKASGNWVDNGDGTYTKTYVANTAGSNLQAEVKLSGWTGNVTSGAYAITAGNADQTRSAITVDKTTYVAGTDITVTVTLKDAQGNVVNGQASALSPTTVTVPNATQKANSSWVDNGNGTYTGIYIANTVGTGLKASAQLSAWGSAISSAAYAITSGSADQANSSVTVDNTTYTAGGDITVTVTLKDAQGNAVSGQASALTGTVTVPNATPKASSNWVDNGDGTYTKTYVANTVGANLHAEVKLTDWTENVTSGAYAITAGNADQANSSVMVDNTTYVAGTDITVTVTLKDAQGNVVNGQASALSPTTVTVPNATQKASSRWVDNGNGTYTGTYVANTTGTGLKASVKLTDWTNSVESAGYAITVGKAAQSTSTVAVDNTTYVAGTDITVTVTLKDAEGNLVSGQASALTSSTVTVPNATQKASGRWVDNGDGTYTGTYVANTTGTGLKAEVKLTDWTGGVTSAAYAITVGNVVEATSTITVDNTTYVAGSDIIVTVTLKDAEGNAVSGQASALTSSTVTVPNATQKANSNWVDNGDGTYTGTYVANTTGTGLKAEVKLTDWTGGVTSGAYAITVGNVVEATSTITVDNTTYVAGSDIIVTVALKDAEGNAVSGQASALTSSTVTVPNATQKASSRWVDNGDGTYTATYVANTVGTGLKASTKLSGWASSVMSGMYAITVGEAAQSTSAVVVDNTTYVAGTDITVTVTLKDAEGNLVGGQASALTDTVTVPNATQKANSNWVDNGDGTYTGTYVANTVGTGLKASVKLTDWTSAVESAGYAITVGKAAQSTSTVVVDNTTYVAGTDITVTVTLKDAEGNAVSGQASALTDTVTVPNATQKANSNWVDNGDGTYTGTYVANTVGTGLKASVKLTDWANPVESAGYTITVGDVAQSTSSLSINKSRIIANNGQNEGVATVTLIAKDGQNNPVDGLKDDLQFVVLKENTVVTNGVFIKNMSATATHGQYTADVSGIDAGNYVIKVKIGDEYFGALNTGITLYSYNFYINENVINREVIPGQIVNFIVNATPTDNSTIELTIDNVIWSSSNNNVGVLSGDSFIAKNTGKTIITGSNINLNGITGNNLSTNLTVLAPNNSEIIGSQSGNKVNDLISPPDYKLYTQSANIVDGIGSNLTEGGYKQEITNLNNISRIDTWYVRMGNLEV
- a CDS encoding transcriptional regulator, y4mF family, translating into MNVIDTQNQKNIPLSHYVGLLIRKARIQNGLTGTELAKQVYLSQQQISRYERGQTGFQLDVLLRMLSALNMNEMEMKAFFSDIIEQTEKLPEGIKAYSEDYFK